From Arthrobacter sp. FW306-2-2C-D06B, a single genomic window includes:
- a CDS encoding FAD-dependent oxidoreductase, with product MIQAMKAEDIRNLDIAIVGAGYGGAAAAKALSLLGANVNVYEQASRIREVGAGIGLRPATMDRFSKWGIFDEIAKVSSPSDYFEILTAGGVPIMKDTWPKFGGQVHTYLIHRGDFIEALLGILPEGMVHLGHKLEKIEEKDGGSVLAFTNGTTVEADLVVGADGIKSVVREQFFSDKGPVFSGEHAYRVVISADDAHGLVVDDNLRMYIGKGTKVYLLPLRHRNQVSFDITALNPDGTWAPEVSKESLLETVSGFDERIVNITRGLDMNTVNIRAVYDIDPIDSWHTDSVVLMGDAAHSMLHHQGQGANSAIEDAGGLADALAQAGTVKEALALFQATRKPVTDELQRISRQGWSEEEVNDVFPGQKPTSGQSTTATAAEARA from the coding sequence GTGATCCAAGCAATGAAAGCTGAAGACATCAGGAACCTCGACATCGCCATCGTCGGCGCGGGGTACGGCGGCGCAGCTGCAGCCAAGGCGCTGAGCCTGCTCGGTGCGAACGTCAACGTGTACGAGCAGGCCTCCCGGATACGCGAGGTCGGTGCCGGCATTGGACTGCGTCCCGCCACCATGGACCGTTTCAGCAAGTGGGGGATCTTCGATGAGATCGCCAAGGTCAGTTCGCCGAGCGACTACTTCGAAATCCTCACGGCCGGAGGTGTTCCGATCATGAAGGACACCTGGCCGAAGTTCGGCGGGCAGGTCCACACCTACCTCATCCACCGCGGCGACTTCATCGAAGCCTTGCTGGGCATTCTGCCGGAGGGAATGGTGCACCTGGGCCACAAGCTGGAGAAGATCGAGGAGAAGGATGGCGGCTCCGTGCTGGCCTTCACGAACGGCACCACAGTCGAGGCAGACCTCGTGGTAGGCGCCGACGGCATCAAATCCGTGGTGCGCGAGCAATTCTTCAGCGACAAAGGCCCCGTGTTCTCCGGAGAACACGCCTACCGTGTAGTGATTTCCGCCGACGACGCCCACGGCCTGGTGGTCGACGACAACCTACGGATGTACATCGGCAAGGGCACCAAGGTCTATCTGTTGCCGCTTCGCCACCGGAACCAGGTCTCCTTCGACATCACCGCCTTGAATCCGGACGGTACCTGGGCGCCCGAGGTAAGCAAGGAAAGCCTCCTGGAAACCGTCAGCGGATTCGACGAGCGCATTGTGAACATCACCCGGGGCCTCGACATGAACACGGTCAACATCCGCGCCGTCTACGACATCGACCCGATCGACTCGTGGCACACCGACTCCGTGGTGCTCATGGGCGACGCGGCGCACTCCATGTTGCATCACCAAGGACAGGGTGCAAACTCCGCCATCGAGGACGCCGGCGGACTCGCCGACGCACTCGCCCAGGCCGGCACCGTCAAGGAGGCGCTGGCCCTGTTCCAAGCAACCAGGAAGCCAGTGACGGACGAGCTGCAGCGCATTTCCCGGCAAGGCTGGAGCGAGGAAGAGGTCAACGATGTCTTCCCTGGCCAAAAGCCCACGTCCGGGCAGTCCACCACCGCAACAGCAGCAGAAGCGAGGGCCTGA
- a CDS encoding phosphotriesterase, whose product MTKVNTVLGTIPAEELEIVAVHEHIGYGMPGSELDTTWWKSPEQAYEETVPKLRKFREHGGGTFVDATGICNGRDVDYYKSLSRKTGVHIVACTGFVGGDTALPHFSRATVDYLAKVFIHEITVGIGSTGAKAGVIKVGVSRGGRMTDLDKRIYRAAARAAVVTGAPILTHLAIDPEPAVSIFNEEGLSLDRVLFGHADDGLNAPVTPHDWIYEQGGRIGFDTFGYDLELPDPPFWGRKRAERMQHFVSLVNKGYAHKLLVSADANCSPLGWPGVKGHTINYIFEDMIPDMRAAGIDDATLKLLLEDNPADFLSLDA is encoded by the coding sequence ATGACCAAGGTCAATACAGTGCTGGGAACCATTCCGGCCGAAGAACTGGAAATCGTGGCGGTCCACGAACACATCGGCTACGGCATGCCGGGTTCGGAACTCGATACCACATGGTGGAAGTCCCCGGAACAGGCCTATGAAGAAACCGTGCCGAAGCTTCGGAAGTTTCGCGAACACGGCGGCGGCACCTTCGTAGACGCCACAGGTATCTGCAACGGCCGCGACGTCGACTACTACAAGTCCCTGTCCCGGAAGACCGGCGTGCACATAGTGGCCTGCACCGGGTTCGTCGGCGGCGACACTGCCCTGCCGCACTTCTCCCGCGCCACCGTGGACTACCTCGCGAAGGTGTTCATCCACGAGATCACCGTCGGCATCGGAAGCACTGGCGCCAAGGCCGGTGTCATCAAGGTCGGCGTGAGCCGCGGTGGACGAATGACAGACCTGGACAAACGCATCTACCGGGCTGCGGCCCGCGCCGCCGTCGTCACCGGGGCACCGATCCTGACCCACCTGGCTATCGACCCCGAACCGGCGGTGTCCATCTTCAACGAAGAGGGCCTATCGCTGGACCGCGTGCTCTTCGGGCACGCCGACGACGGACTGAACGCTCCGGTCACCCCGCACGACTGGATCTATGAGCAGGGCGGACGTATCGGCTTCGATACCTTCGGCTACGACCTCGAGCTTCCGGATCCCCCGTTTTGGGGCCGCAAGCGCGCCGAACGCATGCAGCACTTCGTGAGCCTCGTGAACAAGGGCTACGCCCACAAGCTACTCGTTTCGGCGGACGCGAATTGCAGCCCGCTGGGCTGGCCGGGCGTCAAGGGCCACACCATCAACTACATCTTCGAAGACATGATCCCCGACATGCGCGCAGCGGGAATCGACGACGCCACGCTCAAACTCCTGCTCGAGGACAACCCGGCCGACTTCCTGTCTCTGGATGCCTGA
- a CDS encoding phosphotriesterase: MRHNTLVGTADAIDAPAGQTVNTVLGPVPASELGVVAVHEALLSVRPGAQYAPDISMDRAEIFEDLAAKLTEFREHGGQTIVDSTGMFHGRDLKLYEALSRSTGVHIVASTGLGPEEELGGYFLTPQTNPPTPWPAEKFADLFGKEVTEGMVVPRVERRAAAGIVATFASRSGMTATEESLFRGSARAARGTGVPVSIRFGADALHDLDIVLDEQIGADRVLVGGLDRKDAAGSALGVARRGAFVGVDHVGLNDHPGYLTDHERTELVLGLVQAGHADKIILSGNSIGVAKGLPEYMLPYSHVVSRFVPYLKAHGLSAEDAHRILVHNPRRLLTVR, translated from the coding sequence GTGCGTCACAACACCCTCGTCGGCACCGCCGACGCGATTGATGCCCCCGCCGGGCAAACTGTCAACACGGTCCTGGGTCCCGTACCTGCTTCTGAGCTGGGCGTCGTCGCGGTCCACGAAGCCTTGTTGTCGGTGCGCCCCGGCGCCCAGTACGCGCCCGACATCTCCATGGACCGGGCCGAGATCTTCGAAGACTTGGCTGCGAAACTCACGGAGTTCCGCGAGCACGGCGGGCAAACGATCGTCGACAGCACCGGAATGTTCCACGGACGCGACCTCAAACTCTACGAGGCACTCTCCCGCTCCACCGGCGTCCACATCGTCGCCTCCACGGGCCTGGGCCCCGAGGAAGAACTCGGCGGGTACTTCCTGACCCCACAGACCAATCCACCCACTCCGTGGCCCGCCGAGAAGTTCGCCGATCTCTTCGGCAAGGAGGTCACTGAAGGGATGGTGGTTCCCCGGGTCGAGCGTCGGGCTGCCGCCGGCATAGTCGCCACCTTCGCCAGCCGCTCCGGCATGACCGCGACTGAAGAAAGCCTCTTTCGCGGCTCCGCCCGCGCCGCCAGGGGCACCGGGGTTCCGGTCTCCATCCGCTTCGGCGCCGACGCCTTGCACGACTTGGACATCGTCCTGGACGAGCAGATCGGGGCCGACCGGGTGCTCGTCGGAGGCCTGGACCGCAAGGACGCCGCCGGGTCCGCCCTGGGGGTGGCCCGCCGCGGAGCATTCGTCGGGGTCGACCACGTGGGCTTGAACGACCATCCGGGCTACCTCACCGACCACGAACGCACCGAACTGGTGCTCGGGCTCGTGCAGGCCGGCCACGCCGACAAGATCATCCTGTCGGGCAACTCAATCGGAGTAGCCAAGGGGCTCCCGGAGTACATGCTGCCGTACAGCCACGTCGTGTCCAGGTTCGTGCCCTATCTCAAGGCCCACGGCCTCAGCGCGGAGGATGCCCATCGCATCCTCGTGCACAACCCGCGCAGGCTTTTGACCGTGCGCTAA
- a CDS encoding MFS transporter, which yields MSQTISLQSRGSVRATFLAAYSAVTLAQITNALPGALSGTFAVEFHTSGAGLTWIAGMFLIGIVVFELSWGLLGDMFGRKKLLYVGAVVSIVGSVMAAMAPTTGIMIVAQAIGGIGAGILFPISLSMIAAITPDHRARAKVIATWAGFLSLGAVISPMLAGFTAQFFTVPGGAPGAPNAFSGWRAAYLIAASVAVVVLLIAVRAKDSAAAEGRKLDLSGQLTLAVGLIAVLYATVTAVDAGFGSAPVIASYIAGGALLLAFVVIESRTAQPLIHLSLFKNSSYSITGVVAVTGMFAFLAICFSTSVAVSGLALAETWKVGVLFVFIQGPAFAFIPVVGWLIHHVAPRWVLTAGFAFMAVSGFWLSTFALGTPETFGGTPWTAFIPPLLLLGIGFALTVGSVTAVAINTVPAGQIGMASATTNLLRDLGFALGPVIGSAIAFGIGATVFAGPLASILGAAGLPADAVAGLAHVPPLGFLSGWDGVVAQFSGQAAAGGAPAQAVDGMVKALTAAKPHIQGVAGTSLGQGFQTVYLCAGIAATLSAVLTLFISARSSAPAADAMAETTEASAEAAV from the coding sequence ATGAGTCAGACCATTTCCTTACAGAGCCGCGGCTCTGTAAGAGCCACTTTCCTGGCCGCCTACAGCGCGGTCACCCTCGCGCAGATCACCAACGCATTGCCTGGGGCCCTGAGCGGCACCTTTGCTGTGGAATTCCACACCTCGGGCGCTGGCCTGACCTGGATCGCGGGTATGTTCCTGATTGGCATTGTTGTGTTCGAGCTCAGCTGGGGACTCCTCGGCGACATGTTCGGACGCAAGAAGCTGCTCTACGTCGGCGCTGTGGTCAGCATCGTCGGTTCCGTTATGGCTGCGATGGCACCCACCACCGGCATCATGATCGTGGCGCAGGCCATCGGCGGCATCGGGGCGGGCATCCTCTTTCCCATCTCGCTTTCCATGATCGCGGCGATCACCCCCGACCACCGTGCACGGGCGAAGGTCATCGCCACCTGGGCAGGGTTCCTGTCACTGGGCGCGGTGATTTCCCCGATGCTCGCCGGGTTTACGGCGCAGTTCTTCACGGTGCCGGGCGGCGCGCCAGGCGCCCCGAACGCCTTCAGCGGCTGGCGCGCGGCCTATTTGATTGCGGCCTCCGTTGCCGTAGTCGTGCTCCTCATCGCGGTCCGGGCGAAGGATTCCGCAGCCGCAGAGGGGCGCAAGCTGGACCTGTCCGGCCAGCTCACTCTCGCCGTCGGCCTCATTGCCGTCCTCTACGCCACGGTGACGGCGGTCGACGCCGGCTTCGGCAGCGCGCCGGTGATCGCAAGCTACATCGCGGGAGGAGCCCTGCTGCTCGCCTTCGTTGTCATCGAGTCACGCACCGCGCAGCCGCTGATCCACCTCTCGCTGTTCAAGAACAGCTCCTACTCGATCACCGGCGTTGTGGCAGTCACCGGGATGTTCGCCTTCCTCGCCATCTGCTTCAGCACGAGCGTCGCCGTCAGCGGCCTGGCCTTGGCCGAGACCTGGAAGGTCGGAGTGCTGTTCGTCTTCATCCAAGGCCCGGCGTTCGCCTTCATCCCGGTTGTCGGGTGGCTCATTCACCACGTCGCTCCACGCTGGGTCCTCACGGCAGGGTTCGCTTTCATGGCCGTCTCCGGTTTCTGGCTCTCCACGTTCGCCCTCGGCACTCCAGAGACCTTCGGTGGCACCCCGTGGACGGCATTCATCCCGCCGCTGCTCTTGTTGGGTATCGGCTTCGCCCTCACGGTCGGTTCCGTGACGGCCGTGGCCATCAACACCGTCCCGGCCGGGCAAATCGGCATGGCCTCCGCCACCACGAATCTCCTGCGCGACCTTGGCTTCGCCCTTGGCCCGGTCATCGGCTCGGCCATCGCCTTCGGCATCGGAGCCACGGTCTTCGCGGGTCCCCTTGCCAGTATCCTCGGGGCGGCAGGCTTGCCCGCAGATGCCGTGGCGGGACTGGCGCACGTTCCGCCCTTGGGTTTCCTCTCAGGCTGGGACGGCGTCGTCGCCCAATTCTCCGGCCAAGCAGCGGCGGGCGGCGCACCCGCGCAGGCGGTCGACGGCATGGTCAAGGCCCTAACCGCCGCCAAGCCGCACATCCAAGGGGTCGCAGGGACGTCCCTCGGCCAAGGCTTCCAGACCGTCTACCTCTGCGCGGGCATCGCGGCGACGCTCTCCGCAGTTCTCACACTCTTCATCTCCGCGCGGTCCTCGGCGCCTGCTGCCGACGCCATGGCGGAGACCACCGAAGCAAGCGCCGAGGCCGCCGTCTAA
- a CDS encoding cytochrome P450 — protein MNAPIESDIDIWDDDILVDPYPSYAALREQASVIHLPQNDLYVLTRYDAIRNALGDPEAFSSTSIGFNPMVNEALQGTSLASDPPIHTQLRATLSQNLTPRALRGLKVVIDEKADKLVAELAASGSFEAIDALARAFPIEIVADLIGFSGHVKENMLRWGQAAMQVIGPLNQRTQESFPIAGELYGWCSSVTADDLTPGSIGRGIFDAETRGDIPKGSAGHIIHQYLGAGVDTTIASIGNIVALFGRHPDQFELVRENPELVPAAFAEVLRYWAPVHIWGRKATRDIEIDGVTIPSGAQVGILFGAGNRDPRHYANPDTFDVKRNPVDHLSFGYGPHGCAGQGLAKLEAHAIIEALARRVKNLALSKEVREPSNITRSFELLHVEKVVAA, from the coding sequence ATGAATGCACCCATCGAGTCAGACATCGACATTTGGGACGACGACATCCTCGTAGACCCCTATCCCAGCTACGCTGCGCTCCGCGAGCAGGCTTCCGTAATCCACCTTCCTCAGAACGATCTCTACGTCCTGACGCGCTACGACGCCATCCGCAATGCGCTCGGCGATCCGGAGGCCTTCTCGTCCACCAGCATCGGATTCAACCCCATGGTGAACGAGGCACTTCAGGGCACCTCCCTGGCCTCCGACCCACCGATCCACACGCAGCTCCGCGCCACGCTGTCGCAGAACCTCACCCCGCGGGCCCTCCGCGGCCTCAAAGTCGTCATCGACGAAAAGGCGGACAAACTCGTCGCCGAACTGGCCGCGAGCGGTAGCTTCGAGGCCATCGATGCCCTGGCCCGGGCATTCCCGATCGAAATCGTCGCCGACCTCATTGGCTTCAGCGGTCATGTCAAGGAGAACATGCTGCGCTGGGGCCAGGCAGCGATGCAGGTCATCGGTCCGTTGAACCAGCGCACCCAGGAGAGCTTCCCGATCGCCGGCGAGCTCTACGGTTGGTGCTCATCCGTTACCGCGGACGACCTTACTCCCGGCTCCATCGGCCGCGGCATCTTCGACGCCGAGACCCGCGGCGACATCCCCAAAGGCTCGGCGGGGCACATCATCCACCAGTACCTCGGAGCCGGCGTCGACACGACCATCGCCTCCATCGGCAACATCGTCGCGCTGTTCGGCCGCCACCCCGATCAGTTTGAGCTGGTCCGGGAGAACCCGGAACTGGTTCCCGCCGCCTTCGCCGAAGTGCTGCGCTACTGGGCACCCGTCCACATCTGGGGACGCAAGGCAACCCGCGACATTGAAATCGATGGAGTCACGATTCCTTCAGGCGCCCAGGTCGGCATCCTCTTCGGTGCCGGCAACCGGGACCCGCGCCACTACGCGAATCCCGACACCTTCGATGTGAAACGCAACCCCGTGGACCACCTCTCCTTCGGCTACGGACCGCATGGATGCGCTGGCCAGGGACTCGCGAAACTCGAGGCGCACGCGATCATCGAAGCCCTTGCCCGCAGGGTGAAGAACCTGGCCCTCTCCAAAGAGGTCCGCGAGCCGAGCAATATTACGCGGAGCTTCGAGCTGCTCCATGTTGAAAAGGTGGTGGCAGCGTGA
- a CDS encoding ferredoxin — MRIELDRPRCEGHGLCQEAAPALMHLDDDGELVIDVPDVDGAGLDAAKAAVRVCPVAALRLAAA, encoded by the coding sequence GTGAGGATTGAACTGGACCGTCCCCGCTGCGAAGGCCACGGCTTGTGCCAGGAAGCCGCGCCCGCGCTGATGCACCTGGATGACGACGGCGAATTGGTCATCGACGTGCCGGACGTGGATGGGGCCGGGCTTGATGCCGCAAAGGCTGCGGTCAGGGTTTGCCCGGTCGCTGCGCTCAGATTGGCTGCGGCATGA
- a CDS encoding NAD(P)/FAD-dependent oxidoreductase: MTMRRIVVVGNGIAGLTACDSLRSAGFDGELTVVGAERHQPYSRPALSKALLHGVDLQAHRLPEPGHEATELLGVSATGLDVDARLVHLDGGDELPYDGLVIASGSRAKRLTAGVQGHGSSRELTLRTIDDAILLKERLASRPSVVVIGGGPLGMEVASGCLHVGCEVTLVADAKPLSRQLGGHLADMFTSAAIRRGLRVVAGGRARLIDDDAGTRVVLADGTELRADLVVTAVGDEPNTDWLAGTRLLVDGSLRVDSRGRLRPDIVAAGDVAFFPSSRGIRRVPLWTSAIDQARSAAVGLLKGDAAPEFTFQPYFWTEGFGLSLKSVGLTPVVGAPDYCQPGDHRDSMLLRWEDQDGSGTAVAINYRIPLPKLRRLADSGTGALRPAQALKL; encoded by the coding sequence ATGACCATGCGCAGAATTGTGGTGGTGGGCAACGGCATCGCCGGGCTCACGGCCTGCGACTCGTTGCGTTCGGCGGGCTTCGACGGCGAGTTGACGGTGGTCGGCGCCGAGCGCCACCAACCCTACAGCCGTCCGGCCCTGTCGAAGGCGCTGCTGCACGGGGTTGACTTGCAGGCCCACCGACTTCCCGAGCCGGGCCACGAAGCCACCGAGCTGCTGGGCGTCAGCGCGACGGGATTGGACGTCGACGCCAGGCTGGTTCATCTGGACGGCGGCGATGAACTGCCGTATGACGGCCTCGTCATCGCCTCCGGTTCGCGGGCGAAGCGCCTCACGGCCGGAGTGCAAGGGCATGGCTCCTCCCGGGAGCTCACCCTGCGTACCATCGATGATGCGATCCTGCTCAAGGAACGCCTCGCATCGCGTCCATCGGTGGTTGTGATCGGCGGCGGGCCGCTGGGAATGGAAGTCGCCTCGGGTTGCCTGCACGTTGGCTGCGAAGTCACCCTCGTCGCCGACGCCAAGCCCCTCTCGCGCCAGCTTGGCGGACATCTGGCGGACATGTTCACCTCCGCCGCCATCCGGCGCGGATTACGGGTGGTTGCAGGCGGGCGGGCCCGCCTGATCGACGACGACGCCGGGACACGCGTTGTCCTGGCCGACGGCACCGAGCTCCGGGCTGACCTGGTGGTCACCGCCGTCGGCGATGAGCCGAACACCGACTGGTTGGCCGGAACCCGGCTTCTCGTCGACGGTTCGCTGCGGGTCGACTCCCGCGGCAGGCTCCGGCCGGATATCGTCGCCGCTGGCGACGTGGCGTTCTTCCCGAGCAGTCGCGGGATAAGGCGGGTGCCCCTCTGGACGAGTGCCATCGACCAGGCGAGGTCCGCCGCCGTCGGACTGCTCAAGGGCGACGCGGCGCCCGAGTTCACCTTCCAGCCGTACTTCTGGACCGAGGGCTTTGGCTTGTCGCTCAAGTCAGTCGGTCTTACGCCCGTGGTCGGCGCACCGGACTACTGCCAGCCGGGGGATCACAGGGACTCGATGCTCCTGCGCTGGGAGGACCAGGACGGCTCCGGGACCGCCGTGGCGATCAACTACCGGATCCCTCTTCCGAAATTGCGTCGACTGGCCGACTCGGGCACTGGAGCGCTCCGTCCGGCGCAGGCCTTGAAGCTCTGA
- a CDS encoding TetR/AcrR family transcriptional regulator: protein MSSLREAQKQLTRDMIVERALELFTEKGYAATTIDEIAAAAGTTRVTFYAYYPSRSDLMRDFMARVNAVLDRADGPDKASTAVELVDVVREGKLPGILAWLESRAALWPVFRPYLDVLDEAAAVDREVRTLVEGWHEEVISDIVRGMQLAGRFPEETHHIRGTLAFTQLDYVATLWTRRKFEPNRDHALEVLADSWYHLLCDEG from the coding sequence ATGTCGTCGTTGCGAGAAGCCCAGAAGCAGCTGACACGCGACATGATCGTGGAACGGGCGCTCGAACTCTTCACCGAGAAGGGCTACGCTGCCACCACGATCGACGAGATCGCCGCTGCCGCCGGCACCACTCGCGTGACTTTTTACGCGTACTACCCTTCGCGCAGCGATCTGATGAGGGACTTCATGGCCCGCGTCAACGCGGTGCTAGACCGTGCGGATGGCCCCGACAAGGCGTCGACCGCCGTCGAACTCGTCGACGTGGTAAGGGAGGGCAAGCTGCCGGGTATCCTTGCCTGGCTCGAGTCGCGCGCTGCGCTCTGGCCGGTCTTCCGGCCGTACCTTGACGTACTCGACGAGGCCGCTGCGGTCGATCGTGAAGTGCGGACGTTGGTGGAGGGCTGGCATGAGGAAGTCATTTCCGACATCGTCCGCGGCATGCAGTTGGCCGGCCGTTTCCCCGAAGAAACGCACCACATCCGCGGAACACTCGCCTTCACCCAGCTGGACTACGTCGCGACGCTCTGGACGCGCCGCAAGTTCGAACCAAACCGCGACCACGCGCTCGAAGTGCTCGCGGACAGCTGGTACCACTTGCTCTGCGACGAAGGATAA
- a CDS encoding carboxylate-amine ligase encodes MRTFGVEEEFLIVDPDNGSPVPLAGDILRLHSAGPHGVAPPFGPTLAIELQQEQIEVITSPHSSLSALGAEIRAGRSYADSLARKAGARIAALATSPVAVTPHATNTERYDALLEKFAMTAREQLTCGYHVHVSVNSDEEGVAVLDRIRSWLPVLTALSSNSPFWKGADSGYASFRTQAWNRWSSAGPTEVFGSAAAYHSLVADLSETGVIMSPDFDARLSARHPTVEIRVSDVCLDARDTVLIAALVRALVDTAAREWKSGQRPDMVPAAVLRQATWRASRFGLQGELLDSKTHRPDTAKHVLAALHSHVRDALEATGDALYAKEGLQRILSQGTGAARQRQAHQRAGSLAGVVAYATGVTHLEPVDHQHTGEPYLSTDAGTAVLVAS; translated from the coding sequence GTGCGTACTTTTGGTGTTGAAGAAGAATTCCTGATCGTAGATCCTGACAACGGCAGTCCCGTGCCCCTCGCCGGCGATATCTTACGCCTTCATAGCGCCGGTCCGCACGGGGTGGCTCCTCCTTTCGGCCCGACGTTGGCGATCGAGCTTCAGCAGGAGCAAATCGAAGTCATCACCTCCCCGCACAGCAGCCTGAGTGCGCTCGGCGCTGAAATACGTGCCGGACGCTCTTACGCCGATTCGCTCGCTCGGAAGGCGGGCGCAAGAATTGCCGCCCTCGCGACGTCGCCGGTGGCGGTCACTCCGCATGCAACAAACACCGAGCGCTACGACGCCCTCCTGGAAAAGTTCGCGATGACTGCCAGAGAGCAGCTGACCTGCGGATATCACGTCCATGTTTCAGTTAACTCGGACGAGGAAGGCGTCGCAGTGCTGGACCGGATCAGGTCCTGGCTTCCGGTGCTCACCGCACTGAGCTCAAATTCACCGTTCTGGAAGGGGGCCGACAGCGGTTACGCCAGTTTCCGGACCCAAGCTTGGAACCGGTGGTCCAGCGCCGGTCCCACCGAGGTCTTCGGATCTGCCGCGGCCTATCACTCTTTGGTGGCGGACCTGTCGGAAACCGGTGTGATCATGAGCCCGGATTTCGACGCTCGGCTATCCGCCCGGCACCCTACGGTCGAGATCCGTGTCTCGGACGTTTGCCTTGATGCCCGGGATACCGTGCTGATCGCGGCCTTGGTGCGTGCCTTGGTGGATACAGCCGCCAGGGAATGGAAATCCGGACAGCGTCCGGACATGGTTCCTGCCGCCGTCCTGCGCCAAGCCACGTGGCGGGCCAGCCGGTTCGGCCTGCAGGGGGAGCTGCTCGACTCGAAAACGCACAGGCCAGACACCGCAAAGCATGTCCTCGCCGCACTCCACTCCCACGTCCGTGATGCCCTCGAAGCGACCGGGGACGCACTCTACGCCAAGGAGGGATTGCAAAGGATCCTCAGCCAAGGCACGGGAGCCGCGCGGCAACGGCAAGCCCACCAACGCGCTGGCAGTCTCGCCGGAGTCGTCGCATATGCAACGGGCGTCACCCACCTCGAACCCGTTGATCACCAACACACCGGCGAACCATACCTTTCGACGGACGCAGGGACTGCCGTGCTGGTTGCGAGCTAG
- a CDS encoding DUF1003 domain-containing protein, whose product MSDKGKTWHESHKESLTKGQRAADVMRNGMGSWPFVGGFVGFMILWAAINSWALANNAWDPYPYILLNLFLSMLAGLQGAILLIAAKRQDAIAAVMSRHDHDTNVKSKEEIDLLMAINSQQLEILRELQLLAAAGNVRIDTASANGPDRS is encoded by the coding sequence ATGAGCGATAAGGGAAAGACCTGGCACGAAAGCCATAAGGAGTCACTGACGAAGGGCCAACGCGCCGCGGATGTCATGCGGAACGGGATGGGCAGTTGGCCATTCGTCGGCGGCTTTGTCGGGTTCATGATCCTCTGGGCAGCCATCAACAGCTGGGCGTTGGCGAACAACGCCTGGGATCCCTATCCGTACATTTTGTTGAATCTTTTCCTCTCGATGCTGGCAGGGCTGCAAGGAGCCATCCTTCTCATCGCCGCCAAGCGCCAGGATGCGATTGCCGCGGTGATGTCCCGGCACGATCATGACACCAACGTGAAATCCAAAGAGGAGATCGATCTGCTCATGGCCATCAACAGTCAGCAACTGGAGATCCTTCGGGAACTGCAGCTACTCGCAGCGGCAGGAAACGTCAGGATCGATACGGCCTCGGCCAATGGCCCGGACCGTTCTTAG
- a CDS encoding AI-2E family transporter, with the protein MTESNNSPTKPTMSAMWSDGLGRAGIRSGQMLLVITLVSVILWAMTSVPLVMIPVTIALILASAISPLVRWLTAHRWPQALAVAASFVGILAVFGGVITGIVFLIRAQSKELSVKFTAGIEQLHQFLNNGPFKVSDEQLRSVADSIQRFFTSSTFGAEALTGARTVGEILAGLVLMVVILFFFLKDGEKIRAFLFGFLPAVHRGKAHLAAERSATVLGGYVRGTALIAAVNGLIIGTVLAILGVPLALPLGVFVFIGGFIPIIGSTAAGTLAVGVALISNGPVTSLIVLAVLVAANQLEHHFLQPVLMGKVLSIHGLAILLALAIGTMLAGVIGALLAVPSAAVAWTAIKTWTGRGDAAPAGIGPADETAA; encoded by the coding sequence ATGACCGAAAGCAACAACTCGCCGACCAAACCCACGATGTCAGCGATGTGGTCCGACGGCCTTGGCCGGGCAGGGATCCGTTCAGGGCAGATGCTCCTGGTCATCACCCTGGTGTCGGTGATTCTGTGGGCGATGACCAGCGTGCCGCTCGTCATGATCCCGGTCACTATCGCGCTCATTCTTGCCTCGGCAATCTCGCCTCTTGTGCGTTGGCTGACCGCCCACCGGTGGCCCCAGGCCCTCGCCGTCGCAGCATCGTTCGTGGGGATCCTTGCGGTCTTCGGCGGAGTCATCACCGGAATCGTCTTTCTTATCAGGGCGCAATCCAAGGAGCTTTCGGTGAAATTCACTGCCGGCATCGAGCAATTGCACCAATTCCTGAACAACGGCCCCTTCAAGGTCAGCGACGAGCAACTCCGCTCCGTCGCCGATTCCATCCAGCGCTTCTTCACGAGCAGTACGTTCGGTGCCGAAGCGCTGACCGGCGCGCGGACGGTCGGTGAAATCCTGGCCGGCTTGGTTCTCATGGTGGTGATCTTGTTCTTCTTCCTCAAGGACGGCGAGAAGATCAGGGCTTTCCTTTTCGGGTTCCTGCCGGCGGTTCACCGCGGAAAGGCCCACCTGGCCGCGGAACGAAGCGCCACTGTTCTGGGAGGCTATGTCCGGGGCACGGCTCTGATCGCGGCGGTGAACGGCTTGATCATCGGGACCGTCCTGGCCATCCTCGGTGTCCCGCTTGCACTGCCCCTTGGCGTTTTTGTGTTTATCGGCGGGTTCATTCCCATCATTGGTTCCACCGCAGCCGGTACCCTCGCCGTGGGTGTCGCTTTGATCTCGAACGGTCCGGTGACGTCCCTCATCGTCCTGGCCGTCCTCGTCGCGGCCAACCAGCTTGAGCACCATTTCCTCCAACCCGTTTTGATGGGCAAGGTCCTGAGTATCCATGGACTGGCCATTTTGCTCGCCTTGGCCATTGGCACGATGCTCGCAGGCGTTATCGGGGCCTTGTTAGCCGTACCGAGCGCCGCCGTCGCGTGGACTGCCATCAAGACGTGGACCGGGCGCGGAGACGCGGCGCCAGCCGGCATCGGCCCCGCCGACGAAACCGCGGCATGA